The following coding sequences lie in one Cyanobacterium sp. Dongsha4 genomic window:
- a CDS encoding NblA/ycf18 family protein: MDISASLTLEQQFKLEVLKDQVKALSKEQAQDYLIEVFRQMMVKDNMIKKIMKNA, encoded by the coding sequence ATGGATATATCAGCAAGTCTCACCCTAGAACAACAATTCAAATTAGAAGTATTGAAAGATCAAGTTAAAGCCCTGAGTAAGGAACAGGCACAGGATTACTTAATTGAAGTATTTAGACAAATGATGGTAAAAGATAACATGATCAAAAAAATCATGAAAAACGCATAA
- a CDS encoding mechanosensitive ion channel family protein — protein sequence MIKKIYKYSLIIILSFIFCVGFSPQALSQLPFIPSFNTTNTVLPETPAWDLNRARACGRSLCSDVFFYGNRNLRVNTRLLSALRKDMVIVASPRSIERPIQEVAFEVEQRARSIQNIFFQIFESMADSGEIGKLPQKKLQFWISTKRKPLHPLTPVVDIGVENNQKVIFIAAKPELNITQQTLITVTRVDARANNQTIDDLADGWRKIVINSLSEALWGLEMDRQQPFLRIQISIATIAIALICILIIKFFGKLAYKWRRSLRNKLKEIQNSLLVDPEAKPLERKYSSESQKIDSQAQNNHFQNIFDNGKKMFFEGISLSAKLIPSVVLKRQKIIRQQINISELISSLLFLSQFTIILFTISSIAFTYRETRFLFNLFLIQAILLPVIWILMILTDKFVDFWIDYALNRWAREKQELEPESNRANLRVNTYSPALRGATTFIFGSIAVFVSLSVVGLSPSVLAGAGAVAVVFAFLSRNLLEDMLNGILILITDRYAVGDVVEINGLGGFVESMNLYTTSLRDLDGNLKVIPNGKIFTVINMTKDWSRVNFTVEINWDADIKKTINILQNVADQMYRDSYWHEKMLSSAEILGIDKINHEGIMIRLLIKTRPIQQWDVGREYRWRIKEAFDLAGIRTGVPQTEIIHRHEEINNTPNLSPNGKNPWSH from the coding sequence ATGATCAAAAAAATTTATAAATATTCTCTTATCATCATCCTCTCGTTTATTTTTTGTGTGGGTTTTAGCCCTCAAGCCCTTAGCCAATTACCTTTTATACCTAGCTTTAATACAACAAATACAGTGTTACCAGAAACTCCAGCATGGGACTTAAATCGGGCTAGAGCTTGTGGTAGGTCATTATGTAGTGATGTTTTTTTCTATGGCAATAGGAATCTTCGAGTTAATACAAGGTTATTGTCAGCTCTTCGTAAAGATATGGTTATAGTGGCTTCTCCTCGAAGTATTGAGAGACCAATTCAAGAAGTTGCTTTTGAAGTAGAACAAAGGGCGAGGTCTATTCAAAATATCTTTTTTCAGATATTTGAGTCTATGGCTGATTCTGGAGAAATAGGCAAATTACCTCAAAAAAAATTACAGTTTTGGATTTCCACAAAAAGAAAACCCCTTCATCCTCTCACCCCAGTGGTTGATATTGGAGTTGAAAATAATCAAAAGGTTATATTCATTGCGGCAAAACCAGAGTTAAATATTACTCAACAAACCTTAATTACTGTCACTAGAGTTGATGCGAGGGCGAACAATCAAACCATTGATGATTTAGCGGATGGGTGGCGAAAAATAGTCATTAATTCATTAAGTGAGGCTTTATGGGGATTGGAAATGGATCGCCAACAACCTTTTTTGAGGATACAGATTTCCATAGCAACTATTGCGATCGCACTTATTTGCATTCTGATTATTAAATTTTTCGGAAAACTAGCTTATAAATGGCGTCGTAGTCTCCGCAATAAATTAAAAGAAATCCAAAATAGTCTTTTAGTTGATCCCGAAGCCAAACCCTTAGAAAGAAAATACTCTTCTGAGTCACAGAAGATAGATAGTCAAGCACAAAATAATCATTTTCAGAATATTTTTGACAACGGAAAAAAAATGTTTTTCGAGGGCATTTCTCTATCGGCAAAATTAATACCGAGTGTTGTTCTCAAAAGACAAAAAATTATTCGTCAACAAATTAATATCAGTGAATTGATTTCTAGTCTTTTATTTCTTAGTCAATTTACCATTATTCTATTCACCATAAGCTCGATCGCATTTACTTATCGAGAAACTCGTTTTCTGTTCAATTTATTTTTAATCCAAGCGATATTACTACCAGTGATTTGGATTTTAATGATTTTAACCGATAAATTTGTCGATTTTTGGATTGACTATGCCTTAAATCGTTGGGCGAGGGAAAAACAAGAACTTGAACCAGAATCTAATCGTGCTAACTTGAGAGTCAATACCTATTCTCCCGCCCTCAGAGGAGCAACAACTTTTATTTTCGGTTCGATCGCCGTTTTTGTGTCCTTATCCGTTGTAGGTCTTAGTCCTAGCGTCCTTGCAGGTGCAGGGGCTGTAGCGGTAGTATTTGCCTTTCTTTCTCGTAATCTTTTAGAAGATATGCTCAATGGTATTTTAATACTAATTACAGACCGCTATGCAGTGGGTGACGTGGTAGAAATCAATGGACTGGGAGGTTTCGTCGAAAGTATGAATCTTTATACCACTTCTTTAAGAGACTTAGATGGTAACTTAAAAGTAATTCCCAACGGCAAAATTTTTACTGTCATCAACATGACAAAAGATTGGTCAAGAGTTAACTTCACTGTAGAAATTAATTGGGATGCGGATATTAAAAAAACCATCAATATTTTACAAAATGTCGCCGATCAAATGTATCGAGATTCTTACTGGCACGAAAAAATGTTATCTTCCGCCGAAATTTTAGGTATCGATAAAATCAACCATGAGGGAATTATGATTCGTCTTTTAATCAAAACAAGACCAATACAACAATGGGATGTTGGTAGAGAATATCGTTGGCGCATCAAAGAGGCTTTTGATTTAGCGGGAATTAGAACAGGTGTTCCTCAAACAGAAATTATCCATCGTCATGAAGAAATAAATAATACCCCTAACCTATCTCCCAACGGAAAAAACCCTTGGAGTCACTAA
- a CDS encoding NUDIX hydrolase: MFGIPELPQILGSKLFFQGKKFQFEVNKLRLPNGAEGEWECIRHPGGALAVPITNDGKLVLVRQYRFAVKTRLLEFPAGTIESEEAPETTIKREIEEETGYRAKKWRSLGKFPLAPGYSDEFIFAFLAQDLEKLAQPPKQDEDEDIEVVLMTPAEFEHLAMTTNQIDAKTICSYFLALPFI, translated from the coding sequence ATGTTTGGAATACCAGAGTTACCGCAGATTTTAGGCTCAAAACTATTTTTTCAAGGTAAAAAATTTCAATTTGAAGTAAATAAATTAAGATTACCTAACGGTGCTGAAGGAGAGTGGGAATGTATCCGTCACCCCGGAGGGGCTTTAGCTGTACCAATCACCAATGATGGTAAGTTGGTATTAGTTAGACAATATCGATTTGCGGTTAAAACTCGCTTATTAGAATTTCCTGCAGGTACGATAGAATCAGAAGAAGCACCAGAAACAACAATAAAAAGAGAGATAGAAGAAGAAACAGGTTATCGAGCCAAAAAATGGCGTAGTTTAGGCAAATTTCCCCTTGCTCCGGGTTATTCCGACGAGTTTATTTTTGCATTTCTAGCACAGGATTTGGAAAAGTTAGCCCAACCACCAAAGCAAGATGAAGATGAAGATATAGAAGTAGTTTTAATGACTCCTGCTGAATTTGAACATTTAGCCATGACAACTAATCAAATTGATGCCAAGACTATTTGTAGTTATTTTCTGGCACTCCCTTTTATATAA
- a CDS encoding helicase C-terminal domain-containing protein: protein MLEAKVHSQLRDFSRFHREQEWIHQLTMGRMIARGLRLKSSTIIQTGVNHKYYYLSYLIPALLSPYAVVIVIEESSLLKFIFEECIFIQKYIDYHKKILNDYPKNKELELEKPTLYIVDTQTWLEKIVKDKAIDNLTTIIVKGENLIEIIYQYLTLTISYSQLLSMIENLDFSLQDLLREKLANLLQLIYSHPPNPYDSYLLEKQEKNLIKDILTYGKTDNKLLTDFLSSLFSQEKYIHYFIINRSQGSFSLKATPLELKSIMEEKWLEQNLIIIADYLEPEKIPLDYGNYLGLKLKDFTCLKFSPNPQGKILKIYFPDNFPFPNNPNFATKVNQEILALISGIKINHCPIIVIIDDVPLQGQITASLAANFGSRVKLKTTDLTLNSILVCDTDFLLTYQDALLSPQLVIMATLPLPSLENPIISAKVSYFKSQKKDWFRLYLLPIAIKNLQRITISLRQNQGVLALLDNRVNYRIYGGQILQALEPYGKINYLDLDWIN, encoded by the coding sequence ATGTTAGAAGCAAAAGTCCACAGTCAACTAAGAGATTTTTCCCGCTTTCATCGTGAACAAGAATGGATACATCAATTAACAATGGGGAGAATGATAGCCCGTGGATTAAGGCTCAAAAGTTCTACTATTATTCAAACTGGTGTCAATCATAAATATTATTATTTAAGTTATTTAATTCCTGCTCTATTATCTCCTTATGCTGTTGTTATAGTTATTGAAGAAAGTTCCCTTTTAAAATTTATCTTTGAAGAATGTATCTTTATTCAAAAATATATTGATTATCATAAAAAAATTCTTAATGACTATCCTAAAAATAAGGAATTAGAATTAGAAAAACCAACATTATATATTGTTGATACCCAAACTTGGTTAGAAAAAATTGTAAAAGATAAAGCTATAGATAATCTAACCACAATTATTGTTAAGGGGGAAAATTTAATAGAAATTATTTATCAATATTTAACATTAACAATTAGCTATTCTCAACTACTTTCTATGATTGAAAACCTAGATTTTTCCCTTCAAGATTTACTCAGAGAAAAACTAGCTAATTTACTACAACTTATTTATTCTCATCCTCCCAATCCCTACGATAGTTATTTATTGGAAAAGCAAGAAAAAAACCTCATTAAAGATATTTTGACTTATGGTAAAACTGATAATAAATTATTGACTGATTTTTTAAGCTCTTTATTCTCACAAGAAAAATATATTCACTACTTTATAATTAATCGCTCTCAAGGATCTTTTTCATTGAAAGCTACACCTTTAGAATTAAAATCAATTATGGAGGAGAAATGGCTAGAGCAAAACTTAATTATTATTGCTGATTATTTAGAACCAGAAAAAATCCCCCTTGATTATGGCAACTATTTAGGACTTAAATTAAAAGACTTTACTTGCCTAAAATTTTCTCCTAATCCTCAAGGAAAAATCCTTAAAATTTACTTTCCTGATAATTTTCCTTTCCCCAATAATCCTAATTTTGCTACAAAAGTTAATCAAGAAATTTTAGCTTTAATTAGTGGTATTAAAATAAATCATTGTCCTATTATCGTTATAATTGACGATGTACCTTTACAAGGACAAATTACTGCTAGTTTAGCGGCTAATTTTGGTTCAAGAGTCAAGTTAAAAACTACTGATTTAACCTTAAATAGTATTTTAGTTTGTGATACTGATTTTTTATTAACTTATCAAGATGCCTTACTTTCTCCTCAATTAGTAATTATGGCAACTTTACCTTTACCTTCTTTAGAAAACCCCATTATCTCTGCTAAGGTTAGCTATTTTAAAAGTCAAAAAAAAGATTGGTTTCGTCTATATTTATTACCTATTGCTATTAAAAATTTACAAAGAATTACGATTTCTCTTCGACAAAATCAGGGAGTATTGGCTTTGTTAGATAATCGGGTTAACTACCGTATTTATGGTGGTCAAATTTTACAGGCTTTAGAACCTTATGGTAAAATTAATTATCTTGATTTAGATTGGATTAATTAA
- the cbiE gene encoding precorrin-6y C5,15-methyltransferase (decarboxylating) subunit CbiE, with the protein MTIKVVGIGLEGKKSLNDQVLEIVDSANVLIGGDRHLSYFPEYQGEKIKIGELNQVICEIKQKKKEGKNIVILATGDPLFFGIGRILLVNFAPEELEFYPHLSCVQLAFNKLKTSWQDCQVISLHGRDIELLIKELKKGSEKIALLTDNNNNPLVIWQLYQQIKIGQDYDIWLCENLGDKSQEKLTKINHEKDINLDNISPLNIVIFLKQKTEDKAININQLPIIGIPDNYFKTFPDRPSLITKKEIRLLILGKLALQEKQVIWDVGAGTGSVSIEMARIAKNSQIYAIEKKAIAISLIRENCQKFMVNNINIIHNYAEKVMATLLPPDRVFIGGSSGNLKLLLNIIQDKINPEGKIVIALATIENLGIAVEWFRENKWDYEIINSQINKSLSVGKMTRFSPLNPVNIITAIKN; encoded by the coding sequence GTGACAATAAAAGTTGTTGGTATCGGTTTAGAAGGGAAAAAAAGTTTAAATGATCAGGTTTTAGAAATTGTTGATAGTGCCAATGTATTAATCGGAGGCGATCGCCACTTAAGTTATTTTCCAGAGTATCAAGGAGAAAAAATAAAAATAGGAGAATTAAATCAAGTAATTTGTGAAATTAAACAGAAAAAAAAAGAGGGAAAAAATATTGTTATTTTAGCAACTGGAGATCCATTATTTTTCGGAATTGGACGAATTTTATTAGTAAACTTTGCCCCGGAAGAATTGGAATTTTATCCTCATTTAAGTTGTGTGCAACTGGCTTTTAATAAATTGAAAACATCTTGGCAAGATTGTCAAGTAATTAGTTTACATGGCAGAGATATTGAACTTTTAATTAAAGAATTAAAAAAAGGTTCAGAAAAAATAGCATTGTTAACTGACAATAATAATAATCCTTTAGTGATTTGGCAATTATATCAACAGATAAAAATAGGACAAGATTATGATATTTGGTTATGTGAAAATTTAGGAGATAAAAGTCAAGAGAAATTAACAAAAATTAATCATGAAAAAGATATTAATTTAGATAATATTTCACCTTTAAACATTGTTATTTTTTTAAAGCAAAAAACTGAAGATAAAGCAATAAATATCAATCAATTACCCATCATAGGTATTCCTGATAACTATTTTAAAACCTTTCCAGATAGACCCTCTTTAATTACCAAAAAGGAGATAAGATTATTAATATTAGGAAAGTTAGCCTTGCAAGAAAAACAAGTTATTTGGGATGTAGGAGCAGGGACTGGTAGTGTTAGTATTGAAATGGCTAGAATTGCTAAAAATAGTCAGATTTATGCTATAGAAAAAAAAGCGATCGCAATTTCTTTAATTAGAGAAAATTGCCAAAAATTTATGGTTAATAATATTAATATTATTCATAATTATGCAGAAAAAGTAATGGCTACATTGCTCCCTCCAGATCGTGTTTTTATCGGTGGAAGTAGTGGTAACTTAAAATTATTATTAAATATAATACAAGATAAAATTAATCCTGAAGGAAAAATAGTAATTGCCTTAGCCACAATAGAAAATTTAGGTATCGCAGTAGAATGGTTTAGAGAAAATAAATGGGACTATGAAATTATAAATTCTCAAATAAATAAATCTTTATCTGTTGGTAAAATGACTCGTTTTAGTCCTTTAAATCCTGTAAATATTATCACAGCAATTAAAAATTAA
- the pgl gene encoding 6-phosphogluconolactonase, with product MTQIKIVADKNALVTSASDFIINKIKETIANRNICSIALAGGSTPKPIYQNIAQSDLPWDKIHVFWGDERYVPPTHLDSNEKMAREAWLNLVDIPAQNIYPMPTLGNNPTADASKYEQELKDFFGVANSFPSFDIILLGMGDDGHTASLFPHTNALKECDRLITVGNKEDNQRLTFTVPLINHAQCVIFLVSGKNKQEALKAVFAQESDSNQYPSKKIQPQGELIWFIDEDANSIRN from the coding sequence ATGACCCAGATTAAAATTGTAGCCGATAAAAATGCCCTAGTTACTTCTGCTTCTGATTTCATTATCAATAAAATTAAAGAGACAATTGCAAACAGAAACATTTGTTCGATCGCACTTGCAGGAGGTAGTACACCTAAACCAATTTATCAAAATATTGCTCAAAGTGATTTACCGTGGGATAAAATTCACGTCTTTTGGGGGGATGAAAGATATGTGCCACCCACCCACCTAGACAGTAACGAAAAAATGGCGCGAGAAGCATGGTTAAACCTAGTGGATATACCAGCACAAAACATTTACCCCATGCCAACTTTGGGGAATAATCCCACAGCAGATGCGTCTAAATATGAACAGGAATTAAAAGATTTTTTCGGCGTGGCAAACAGTTTTCCTAGCTTCGATATTATTTTATTGGGAATGGGAGATGATGGACACACTGCCTCACTATTTCCTCATACTAACGCATTAAAAGAGTGCGATCGCCTCATTACCGTAGGAAATAAGGAAGATAACCAAAGACTAACTTTTACAGTTCCCTTGATTAATCACGCTCAATGCGTTATTTTCTTAGTATCGGGAAAAAATAAACAAGAAGCCTTAAAAGCCGTTTTCGCTCAAGAGTCAGATAGTAACCAATATCCCAGTAAGAAAATACAACCCCAAGGGGAGTTAATCTGGTTTATTGACGAAGATGCAAATTCAATTAGGAATTAA
- a CDS encoding FHA domain-containing protein — protein MVENNNNHQEEKQLEVESGIFTDVVTNVVGNLDHVFDSTENILTSQSLPFTNITPDKTQVQTLSATLTHVQTEVELELPIHLPVVHLGKPNDHTPPDIDLSGFPHSQIVSRTHAKIFQEGDDFYIEDIGSANGTYINHAPLPTGNRHRLKNGDRIALGKEDKVSFIFQLKSNL, from the coding sequence ATGGTAGAAAATAACAATAATCATCAAGAAGAAAAACAGTTAGAAGTTGAATCAGGAATTTTTACCGATGTTGTAACCAATGTGGTGGGCAATTTAGATCATGTCTTTGACTCCACTGAAAATATACTCACCTCTCAATCTCTTCCCTTCACCAATATTACCCCTGATAAAACTCAAGTACAAACTCTCAGTGCTACTCTAACTCATGTACAAACAGAAGTAGAATTAGAATTACCGATTCATTTACCAGTTGTTCATTTAGGTAAACCGAATGACCATACTCCCCCAGATATTGACCTTTCTGGCTTTCCTCATTCTCAAATTGTCTCCCGCACCCATGCCAAAATTTTTCAAGAAGGGGATGATTTTTACATAGAAGATATTGGCAGTGCTAATGGTACTTATATTAACCATGCTCCCTTACCCACAGGCAACCGTCACCGCTTAAAAAATGGCGATCGCATCGCCTTGGGCAAAGAGGATAAAGTTAGTTTCATTTTTCAATTAAAATCCAATTTGTAA
- a CDS encoding MgtC/SapB family protein: MDLVIISRLTIALTLGLIIGIERGWSNRESPEELGSDGLRNFGLVGLLGGITALLAEEWGWGILGVIFLGFAILVSTSYVLTAQKSQDYGTTTEFALLITFLLGALVVKDLSLESIAVAVIVSWLLKLKSEIRQMLIWLKQEELIATLKVLLLALVTLPLLPNQDLGPWNAINPRAIGLLVLLIVSISYVGYFIIRLWKDKSGVLLIGFLGGFASSTATTIALSRMAKQGQGQTKILATAIALATGTMAPRLLLQIAVINSSLAKQLAIPLIILGLTPILIALIFIWRGIKEKNQEVPITLSNPVELGLAVQYALILIVLSLLIKAGEQWFGETGVYLVSALSGLADVDAVSISLARAVNQNMSLSVAKISIFIAVFMNTLVKIALTRFIGGKELARWCAVIILLTLTFSGITVFVVG, translated from the coding sequence ATGGATTTAGTAATTATTAGTCGTCTAACAATTGCCTTAACTTTAGGCTTAATTATTGGTATAGAAAGGGGATGGAGTAACCGAGAAAGCCCTGAAGAATTAGGTAGTGATGGACTGAGAAACTTTGGTTTAGTGGGTTTGTTGGGGGGCATAACTGCGTTACTCGCAGAAGAATGGGGGTGGGGTATTTTAGGAGTAATTTTTTTAGGATTTGCCATTCTCGTTAGTACCTCTTATGTGTTAACGGCTCAAAAATCTCAAGATTACGGTACAACCACCGAGTTTGCTTTATTAATCACTTTTCTGTTAGGAGCTTTAGTAGTTAAAGATTTGAGCTTAGAATCTATTGCAGTGGCGGTAATTGTCAGTTGGTTACTAAAACTGAAATCAGAAATTCGGCAAATGTTGATTTGGCTTAAGCAAGAAGAATTAATTGCTACTCTTAAAGTTCTTCTTTTAGCTTTAGTTACCTTACCTTTACTCCCCAATCAGGATTTAGGTCCTTGGAATGCTATTAATCCGAGAGCCATTGGGCTTCTAGTGCTGTTAATCGTTAGTATTTCTTATGTAGGTTATTTTATTATTCGTCTTTGGAAAGATAAATCAGGAGTTTTATTAATCGGGTTTTTGGGCGGTTTTGCTTCTTCCACCGCCACCACCATCGCTTTATCTCGCATGGCAAAACAGGGGCAGGGACAAACTAAAATTCTGGCAACTGCGATCGCACTCGCTACGGGTACTATGGCGCCTCGTTTATTGCTACAGATAGCGGTAATTAATTCCTCATTGGCAAAACAATTGGCGATACCTTTAATTATTTTAGGCTTGACACCGATTTTAATTGCTCTAATCTTTATTTGGCGAGGAATCAAGGAAAAAAATCAGGAAGTACCCATAACTTTATCAAATCCAGTAGAACTAGGTTTAGCCGTTCAATATGCTCTCATTTTAATTGTTTTATCTTTGTTAATCAAAGCAGGAGAACAATGGTTTGGAGAAACAGGAGTTTATTTAGTTTCTGCTTTATCAGGATTAGCGGATGTGGACGCAGTAAGTATCTCTCTTGCTCGTGCCGTCAATCAAAATATGTCTTTATCTGTGGCAAAAATAAGTATTTTTATTGCTGTATTTATGAATACTCTGGTTAAAATTGCCTTAACTCGATTCATCGGTGGCAAAGAGTTGGCTCGTTGGTGTGCTGTGATTATTCTTCTTACTCTTACCTTCAGTGGGATAACTGTCTTTGTGGTGGGCTAA